Genomic window (Isachenkonia alkalipeptolytica):
ATGTCATAGAAGATTTCCTCATGGATAACAGTATATTCGCTGCCACTGTACTGCCGCATGCCTTGTGTGCCATCCCTGCTGTCATCATGCCGCATGCCTTGCTCTGCACTTGCTTGCTCTGCACTTGCTTGCTCTGCACTTGCTTGCTCTGTGTTTTCCAGGTCTTTTCTCACTTCTCCCCGAATCAGCACATCGAAATGCCCCTCCAGCTCTTGTAGGGCTTCAGGATCTCCAAATCCATAGATCTCCGCCGCTTCCCGGCCGTAAAGCCTATCCGCCGCATCGATTAAATCTATGGCGTCCTGTATATTTTCTTTTCCCGCGTAAATCAGACATTTTTTCATATTAGATATATTCCTTTTCCTTTAAGAATTGATAAACCCGTTCAATGCCTTCCTCGTCATTTTTCACCGTGATGTTTTCCTTTTTCCCCATAGTTTTCATAAAGGTTCTTGATACCTCGGTGAGGGATCCGGAAAGCCCCACTTCCTCTTCTGTCAGCTGCAGATCCTGATTGGTGAGAACCTCCATTTTATCTCGGACATCCCGCTGAAAATCCTCGTAGCGAATGTAGGGCATCTTATACTCCCGGCTTTTTTCAAAGCTGATGATTCCCGGAAGCTTCATCTGAAACTGCAGTATGTCCCCTTCGCTGTTCACCTCTAGGAGGCCCTTCCCTTGAAGCAGCTGCTCGATATTTACGGTGATCACATTATTCATCTGTGGGATGTCTAAAATCTCGGCGATTTGTCCCGGCACATGGGAGGTGTCCCCGTCTAAGGAATGGGTTCCGGTGAAAATACAGTCCGCCCTTCGGGTCTTTAAAAACTCTCCGATAATCCGACTGGTGGCATAGGTGTCGCTTCCCACATATAAGGGATCACTGATCAAGGTTCCCCGGTCCACATCTCTTCTTAGAAGATCCTGAAACTTTCGGCTGACCCCTTCCGGTCCCATGGTTACAATTTCCACATTGGTTTCCGGGGCCGCCTCCTTTACTTTCAGCGCCGCCGCCAGGGCGATTTCATCGTCGGGATTCAGCTTAAGCTTCGCCTTTTCCCGCATCAATATATTTTTCTTTTGATCAAATTGAATGTTTTCCACATCGGGAATGAATTTTACCAAACATATTATCTTCATAGTCGCGACTCCTGTCTTTGTTTCTGTACTGTACTATGCTATGCTTTACGTACTGTACTTTGCTATATTGCGCTTTCCATACTGCGCTTTACCTACTGCGATTTGCCATACTGCGCTTTACCTACTGCGATTTGCCATACTGCGCTTTACCTACTGTGCTTTGCTATACTGCGCTTTGCTATATTGCGCTTTGTTATATTGCGATTTCCATACTGTGCTTTACGTACTGTGCTTTACGTACTGTGCTTTACGTACTGTGCTTTACGTACTGTGCTTTACGTACTGTGCTTTGCTATACTGCGCTTTCCATATTGCGCTTTCCATACTGCGCTTTACCTACTGTGCTTTGCTATACTGCGCTTTGCTATTTTGCGTTTACGTACTGCGCTTTGCATACTGCACTTCGCATACTGCGCTTTCCATACTGCGCTTTCCATACTGTGCTTTACCGCACTGCCCCTTACCTATCCCTACTTCTGATATTTTTCCCCTTCTTTTTGAGGATAAATCGTCCCGAAGTTCATGATGTTGTTGGGATCAAAGGTCTCCTTCAGTTTTTCCAGCATATAGTAGGCGGATCCGTGCTCCTCCTTGGTCCATTCATTTCTAAACTTTCCGATTCCGTGGTGATGGCACATGGATCCCCCAAGCTTTAAGGTTTCCTCTACGATGATCCGTTGTAGGGGGTGATGGTAAACCCGCATTTCATCCTCCGGGGCGCAGTGAATTTCGTAGTTGTAAACGAAGTACATGTTGGTACCGTTGATATAGCTGTGGGACGAGTGGCCTCCCAGCATGGTCAAATCCTCCACCCGGTGATACTCCTCTTTGATGCGTTTGATTACGTTATGATAGATCTTTGGAATGGTTTCCCAGTCTCCGGAGACCTCGGTGGTGAATCCGGTATGGCTGTCATTTTCCAACATGCCTTCGTACTCATCGTCGATATCCTGTTGGGACCAGTTTAAGTTCTCAAACCACTCTTCCAAGAGATCACTGTCCACTTTCTCCACAATGCCCTCATTAAACTTCTCCGCCGCGGTCTCGATGCCTTTTCCTGTGGCTTCCACGAGGCCTTTGTTGCCCTCCGCCATGAAAATCACGACGCAGCGGTCCTTATAAAAATGATAGAAATGCTGCTTTGCATCCTCTTCCGAATAGCACCGGGCAACGGAAGGTCGATAGCCGTTGACCATCACTTCCCGGAGGATTTTAATCCCCGTATCCATATCCTTAACTAAAAAGCCGTGGAATTCGTTATTGTCCGGGAAGTATTTAAATAGTTTCACGGTAACTTCTGTGATGTAGCAAAGAGCACCTTCATTCCCGATGACGATGTGGCGGATATCCGGCCCTCCCGCGCGACGGCTGACGTTTTTAACCCTTGAAATGTGACCGTCGGGGAATACGCACTCCAGTCCTACCACCATGTCCTCAATGCCGCCATAAAGAGTCGATAGTTGACCGATGCTTCGTGTAGCCACCAAGCCCCCCATTTTTGCTACGGGTTTAGACTGCGGGGAATGTCCCGTGGTGAGGCCTTTTTTCCGAAGCTCCTCTTCCAATTCTCCCAGTACCACACCGGCTTGCACCGTGGCCTGCATATTGTATTCATCGATTTTTACGGTCTTGTTGAGATTTTTGGCATCGATCACGATGCTATTTTCCTTCCAGTTTTCCAGGCCGCCCTCTGTGGCGGTTTTTCCTGAACGGGGGATCACATTGATGTTGTTTTCATTGCAATACATTAAGAGTTTCTTGACTTCCTCGGTGGAGTTCGGATACACGATGCCCTTGGGTTTAGGCACATCCAGCACCCGTCGCACCTTCGCATATTTTTTGTAGCGGTCCGCCGAAGCGTCGTAGAGATCCTCCTCATCGGTGTTGATCTGCTCCGCCGTCAGTATTTCTTCTAAATCTTTCAGTAAGTCCTTCGTTTCCATAACCTATCCCTCCAAGTTTTTATAGGTTCGCTCATCCGGTTCCGGTTCGCTTCATGGGGTTTCATCCGGTCCACCGGAGTCACCGGGTACATGCGTTGAATTTTCCGGTTTTTCTCCTATTTCTATGGTCTTTATGATACTATGAATCCCCCCTTCCGTCAATGAAATAACGGAAAGTTTTATATTTTTATGTATTATTTCTTTTCTTTGTGGAAAATTTTCCGTTAATTGCTTTACATTTCTTTCTGTCAATGCTATTCTTACCCTAAAGTATATACCTCAAAAGGAGGGATCTCCCCATGATCCGAATTGATTTTAGCAAACTGAATCCCCTGGAAAAAGAAATCCACGAAAGCCTGAAAGCCGCAGCCCTTCACCGATCCTCCATCACCATCGGCGACGCCGCCGAGCTTTGCGGCTGTTCCATTTCGAAAATCTCCAAGTTCGTAAAAAAACTGGGTTTTGCCAACTATAAACAATATATGCAGTTTCTTTATGAAAAGGAGCTTTCCCCGAGGGATACCACCGGTGAATTGGAAAGGCTCCATCGGTTCCTGGAGGATTTTGATCCCGCCTTGGTAACCGCCTTTATCGAAGAGATGGAAAAGTACCCGAAGATCCTTTTTTTCGGCCACGGGCCTTCCTATCTGGCGGCGGAGTACTTCGAGTACAAACTTCGCTTTTCCACGGGTAAATACGTCAATGCCCTGTCCGAAGAATTCATGGCGGAAAACCTGCTGGATTCCGATACCTTGTTGGTGATCCTCACAACCACCGGGGCCTTTCGCCCCTTTAAAGACCTGTACCAATCAGCGAAGGCCCAAGGAGCCAAGGTCCTGATTCTCGCCGAGGAGTACAACCAATCCCTGCTGGAGACTTCAGACCAGCTGATCTGGCTGTCGAAACACGCTCAGCCCCGGGAGTTAAAGCCCCATGAAAAATCCCGGACGGTGTTTTACATTTTCATCGAAGAAGTGGCGGCGGCCCTGGGAAGAGAAAAAGAATAGAGCAAAAGATAAACCAAAGGGGACGAACCAAAGGGGACGGAGGTGTTTGAGTCATGATGACTCAAACACCTCCGTCCCCTTTGGTTCGTTGATCTTTTTTTTAATCGATTAAACCGTTGTCCCGTAGGAAGTTTTCCGCTACTTCTTCCGGTTCTAATTCATGGATATCCACTTCTTCGTTCAATTCCGTTAAGGTATCATGATCAAGCAGTCGGGTAAGTTCATTCACGATTTCTTCTAATTCCGGATAAGCGTCCAGAATTTCCTGACGTACCACCGGTGCCGGGTTGTAAACCGGGAAAAAGTCTGCGTCGTCTTCAATGATGATCAGATCAAAGGCCGGGATTCTTCCGTCGGTTCCGAAACCTTCCGCAACATCCACTTCCCCTTGTCGAAGGGCGTCATAATATAGCCCTGTACTTAAGAAGGTGATATTATCATCGCCGAACTCGAAATCATAGACTCTTTCCAGCCCCTGAACGCCGTCTTCCCGCTCATAGAATACTTCATTACAACCAAGGTCCAATTCTCCGGGATTCTCGTTGATGTATGCCGCAAGATCCGAGATCGTAACAATGCCCTTTTCATTCGCATCCTCTTCCCGCATCAATAAAACATAGGCGTTGTTGGCTTCAGAGTACTCCAACCACACAACATCATTTTC
Coding sequences:
- a CDS encoding electron transfer flavoprotein subunit beta/FixA family protein; its protein translation is MKIICLVKFIPDVENIQFDQKKNILMREKAKLKLNPDDEIALAAALKVKEAAPETNVEIVTMGPEGVSRKFQDLLRRDVDRGTLISDPLYVGSDTYATSRIIGEFLKTRRADCIFTGTHSLDGDTSHVPGQIAEILDIPQMNNVITVNIEQLLQGKGLLEVNSEGDILQFQMKLPGIISFEKSREYKMPYIRYEDFQRDVRDKMEVLTNQDLQLTEEEVGLSGSLTEVSRTFMKTMGKKENITVKNDEEGIERVYQFLKEKEYI
- a CDS encoding FAD-binding oxidoreductase, yielding METKDLLKDLEEILTAEQINTDEEDLYDASADRYKKYAKVRRVLDVPKPKGIVYPNSTEEVKKLLMYCNENNINVIPRSGKTATEGGLENWKENSIVIDAKNLNKTVKIDEYNMQATVQAGVVLGELEEELRKKGLTTGHSPQSKPVAKMGGLVATRSIGQLSTLYGGIEDMVVGLECVFPDGHISRVKNVSRRAGGPDIRHIVIGNEGALCYITEVTVKLFKYFPDNNEFHGFLVKDMDTGIKILREVMVNGYRPSVARCYSEEDAKQHFYHFYKDRCVVIFMAEGNKGLVEATGKGIETAAEKFNEGIVEKVDSDLLEEWFENLNWSQQDIDDEYEGMLENDSHTGFTTEVSGDWETIPKIYHNVIKRIKEEYHRVEDLTMLGGHSSHSYINGTNMYFVYNYEIHCAPEDEMRVYHHPLQRIIVEETLKLGGSMCHHHGIGKFRNEWTKEEHGSAYYMLEKLKETFDPNNIMNFGTIYPQKEGEKYQK
- a CDS encoding MurR/RpiR family transcriptional regulator, which encodes MIRIDFSKLNPLEKEIHESLKAAALHRSSITIGDAAELCGCSISKISKFVKKLGFANYKQYMQFLYEKELSPRDTTGELERLHRFLEDFDPALVTAFIEEMEKYPKILFFGHGPSYLAAEYFEYKLRFSTGKYVNALSEEFMAENLLDSDTLLVILTTTGAFRPFKDLYQSAKAQGAKVLILAEEYNQSLLETSDQLIWLSKHAQPRELKPHEKSRTVFYIFIEEVAAALGREKE
- a CDS encoding ABC transporter substrate-binding protein, producing MKSKKSFKKWSLLLIAILLTATLFIGCGEDDEDNPTITVASKPWTEQMILGNMLLDLFDHHGYPVEDRIGLGESDVIRPALHSDQVDVYWEYTGTTLTTFMHEDPVGDPDEAYQMVKDWDKEENDVVWLEYSEANNAYVLLMREEDANEKGIVTISDLAAYINENPGELDLGCNEVFYEREDGVQGLERVYDFEFGDDNITFLSTGLYYDALRQGEVDVAEGFGTDGRIPAFDLIIIEDDADFFPVYNPAPVVRQEILDAYPELEEIVNELTRLLDHDTLTELNEEVDIHELEPEEVAENFLRDNGLID